In Oncorhynchus mykiss isolate Arlee chromosome 19, USDA_OmykA_1.1, whole genome shotgun sequence, the sequence TTGGCAAAGGAGGGACACGGGCTGCATTTATTGAATTGTCTTCACAGAAAGTAAATATACTGGGTGCTGTATTTGAGACTGAAAATTATGCATTTTATTTGTAGGCCCAAGTATTGTGAAAGATGGGCCTCTTTTTTTCCCAGCTTCAAAGCTTGTGCTTTTGTTTTAGCTCCAGCCTTTTGAACTTGTCGTTGTTGTAGCTGTCTCCAAGTGAAGAATGAAATGCATGTAATTCTGTAGTCCGGAATGGATGGGCCCATCCCCCTTGGCCCCATTTACTCTTTACTCTTGTTTCAATTCAGAAGATTGCACCGTCTGTGTTCACTGTCCATTCAAACGACTGATGGCTCAGATGGTTTTGCATGGAATTATAAAGGAGATTTTGGGTCCAAAGAAGACATCCCTGGaacaacataaaaataaaaaataaacatgtgtTTAGTATTTTGCCCTATTAGCCTGGAATCCAAGACTATGGTAAACTGTCCATGACTTTCTAGTGGATGGACCATGTGGTTCAGGAGAGAATGGCCTAGTTAATGAAGGAAGCATCTAGTCAAgaatggcattattttcaattgATAAACTGATAAACTGTGATTGCAAACTGATAAGCTCCCTGTGTATGTTTGATTTCCAGGCATATAGTGCCTCTTTAAAGGAAAAACTATTGTCTGTAGTCAACAGCTGACTAAAAACAGAGCCAAAATGCATAGGCCTAGCCGTAGTGTATTTGCATTACATGAGCAAAGGCCATGACGTAAAAACAGCACGATTTACCTTTTAACTGACCAGTGAAACAAAAGTCAACTCCACATCACAGCTCACTGCACGGCAGCAGGCACACGTGCCTGACTGTATTAATAGGTTGCTTATGATAATCACAATGTAGGCAGTGTTCACTGGGCAGCCTGTGACTGGATCCAATCCGTTTCCAACTATAATTGGCGCCTAACTGCCCGCCGGCCTCTATTCGGCCTCCAGTACACATAACAGCACCACAGAGCCGTCCACTGTTCCAGAACTGTATTAACATAGACTGTATATGTGTGCTGAACATGGGCGCCGCCTACTGGAGGAGAATGGAATTTCTGTACCTTGGGCAGCAGAGGAGCTCACTGAAGTTACAGTAGCACACCATGTCGCATTTGTTCCCCTCCCAGAAATGGTTCTGCAGGGAATCGATGGGTCGCATGGTCGCAACTCCGTTGGAGATGCCAACATTGCGACAGTCCCTGCCCTTCAAGACTTTCTTGTAGCAGGACCAGCGGTTTGATGGAATGGCCTCGCTGCCCATTGCCAATAGCCCAACCAAGAGAATTGCAGCAATGAGTAGTGCCTTCATTTTGATCAAGCTGTAAATAGGATGACATAATGTTTATAATTGGTTAGAATGTCTCCAAGGTCACCCCAGTCATTAATATATAAATAGTTTTTACATTAACTACAAATCCAacccacaaaaaaatatattcccGTTAGAGCCATAGGCATGGTCTGAGTTCTAGTGAGGttcagagggggtggagggacatTTTTTGAAAGTTGAAGTTCATTTATTGCATTtctatcaaataaaacaaatctaaaatgctatttggagaagAGCAAATACAGACAAATATGTACCCAGCCAACATGTAGCCTGTTAGTTCTACAATTTGCCACTACACATTAACTCAGCACCGAGATGAAAACCTTCAATATGTACAGAGGAATCTGttagaatatttatttatttattaacaaaacacaaacaaatatgTTTGCTTTGCAGAACTTTTTATTGCaatgtcctgcaattctacacattttgctttGAGCTGTGGGGAAATGTTTTCAGTttaaaagctaatttcctgcaattgtacacactttgccatgacttatgccatgttaaagATACACATTCCCACACATAGAGGACCTACATGGTTCTGGTACCGGTTCCGACCGACACTTTTGTTTATAAAATTGATCTGTGGACACCATAGATCGAAAAGGCTTGCATCGAGCGGTAACGCGGGTTCATAGCAACTCATTAGTGTATCTCTTCCGCCTGTGTGATTTAGGACAGAGAGGAAGAATTTGgaaacacattggaaagaattaacacaaaaacagagaaaactagaatgctatttggccctaaacagagagtacacagtggcagaatacctgaccactgtgactgacccaaacttaaggaaagttttgactatgtacagattcagtgagcatagccttgctattgagaaaggctgccgtaggcagacatgactcgaaactgagctgcacttcctaacctcctgcccaatgtatgaacatattagagacacatatttccctctgattacacagatccacaaagaattcgaaaacaaacccaattttgataaactcccatatctactgggtgaaataccacagcgtgccatcacagcagcaatatttgcgacctgttgccacaagaaaagggcaaccagtgaagaacaaacaccattgtaaatacaatccaaatttatgcttatttattttcccttgtgtactttaaccatttgtacattgttacaacactatatgtacataatatgacatttgtaatgtctttattgttttgaaacttttgaatgtgtattgtttactgttaatttttattgtttatttcacttttgtatattatctacctcacttgcttgggcaatgttaacacatgtttcccatgccaataaagccccttgaattgaattgaagagGAATATAGATGCCCAACTCCGCGGAAAGATGTCTCATTTCAGTAGGTGGCGTTTTTTCGTTGTTTCGCCCACCAAGCACGAGTTTTTATATGAAAGTCAATGAGAGAGTGTTGAATTTGGTCAACCAAAACATgtatggcttatttgctacgGTAGGTTTATTTAATCCAATAATTGTTCCCTAATGCTTAAattgttacgagtgtactgatataagtagggcACGTGACATCCCGGCAATTTTGAGAAAAAGCACTTTATATGGTTGTTGTCTcgagatggctatgcatattcattTAATGAGGCCAATCGTGTAGCGTCTgtctccattgaatacaggcagttgacgtcaacaaccctcatCGAATTTTCAAAAGCGATAACAATAAttagatgtatccaccaatccaaagaaagaaTAGGCGGGATCTAGACGGCACACCAtgccgctttgtggacaacgGCTTCCATTGTTAGGACAGCGAGACATGTgtcttgtcagtatatccataatcttCGTTCAAGATGTGAAATCTGacaccacttgaagctgggatgtcccttctaccatttcattcgctcttccgactgtccatcaactcctgtCTA encodes:
- the LOC110497387 gene encoding scrapie-responsive protein 1, which codes for MKALLIAAILLVGLLAMGSEAIPSNRWSCYKKVLKGRDCRNVGISNGVATMRPIDSLQNHFWEGNKCDMVCYCNFSELLCCPRDVFFGPKISFIIPCKTI